Proteins from one Nyctibius grandis isolate bNycGra1 chromosome 2, bNycGra1.pri, whole genome shotgun sequence genomic window:
- the P4HA3 gene encoding prolyl 4-hydroxylase subunit alpha-3, producing MRLGTWEEVEEPLRTLARHPEYHSFTKNQRFSPNSSKKAEALGLGALGALGALGALGLGAVLALVLPPPPAAPADTFAALRSVRGALGAEGRLLGRLRSYVRGESARLRRLARFYEKVQALHQDPEALVDNPLLAFGLIKRLHSDWPNIIYSDEATENTQALHAGFKEVEKELPGAEDLDGAARALMRLQDVYALSVKGMVNGVFQRAGATRPPLYSPRRRVSLSADDCFHVGKVAYDMGDYYHAIAWLEEAVSLFRLSYGSWNPEDRSSLEDALDHLAFSYFMAGNISHALSLSREFLHYDPSNQRVARNVVKYEKLLEMGTAESAGPLRRPNGTRLQSRDAYEELCQRPAGQPTPERLPHLSCSYETNGSPYLLLQPAKKEMVQIQPYVALYHDFISDAEAETIKGLAGPWLQRSVVASGEKQQKAEYRISKSAWLKDTVDPAVRALEQRIAAVTGLDLRPPYAEYLQVVNYGLGGHYEPHFDHATSRKSPLYRMKSGNRIATVMIYLSSVKAGGSTAFIHANFSVPVVKNAALFWWNLRRNGDGDGDTLHAGCPVLAGDKWVANKWIHEHGQEFRRPCSANPQD from the exons ATGCGGTTGGGGACgtgggaggaggtggaggagccGCTGCGGACGCTGGCACGGCACCCGGAATACCACAGCTTCACCAAAAATCAGCGTTTTTCCCCCAATAGCAGCAAAAAAGCCGAAG cgctggggctgggggcactgggggcactgggagcactgggggcgctggggctgggggcggtGCTGGCGCTGGTgctgccgcccccccccgccgcccccgccgacACGTTCGCGGCCCTGAGGAGCGTGCGGGGGGCGCTGGGCGCCGAGGGCCGCCTGCTGGGCCGGCTGCGGAGCTACGTGCGGGGGGAGAGCGCCCGCCTGCGCCGCCTCGCCAG GTTTTATGAGAAGGTGCAGGCGTTGCACCAGGACCCTGAGGCCTTGGTGGACAACCCCTTGCTGGCCTTCGGCCTCATCAAGCGTCTCCACTCCGATTGGCCCAACATCATCTACAGTGACGAGGCCACCGAGAACACCCAGG CACTCCATGCTGGCTTCAAGGAGGTGGAGAAGGAGCTGCCTGGAGCCGAGGACCTGGACGGGGCTGCCCGGGCACTGATGCGGCTGCAGGACGTCTATGCACTCAGCGTCAAGGGCATGGTCAACGGAGTCTTCCAGCGAGCTGGTGCCACCCGCCCACCCCTTTACAGCCCTCGCCGGCGCGTCTCCCTCTCCGCTGATGACTGCTTCCACGTGGGCAAG GTGGCCTACGACATGGGCGACTACTACCACGCCATCGCGTGGCTGGAGGAGGCCGTGAGCCTCTTCCGCCTCTCCTACGGCAGCTGGAACCCCGAGGACCGCAGCAGCCTGGAGGACGCTCTGGACCATCTTGCCTTCTCCTACTTCATG GCTGGAAACATCTCCCACGCCTTGAGCCTCTCCAGGGAGTTTCTCCACTACG ACCCCAGTAACCAAAGGGTGGCGAGGAACGTGGTCAAGTACGAGAAGCTGCTGGAGATGGGGACGGCGGAGAGCGCCGGACCCCTGCGCCGCCCCAACGGCACCCGCCTGCAGAGCCGCGACGCCTACGAGGAGCTGTGCCAGCGCCCGGCGGGGCAG ccGACCCCAGAGCGTCTCCCGCACCTCAGCTGCTCCTACGAGACCAACGGCAGCCCctacctcctcctccagcctgccAAGAAGGAGATGGTCCAGATCCAACCCTACGTGGCTTTGTACCACGATTTCATCAGCGACGCCGAGGCTGAGACCATCAAGGGGTTGGCAGGGCCCTGG ctgcagaggtCCGTGGTCGCTtctggggagaagcagcagaaagccgAGTACCGGATAAGCAAGAG CGCCTGGCTGAAGGACACCGTTGACCCCGCGGTGAGGGCATTGGAGCAGCGCATTGCTGCAGTCACCGGCCTGGACCTGCGGCCACCCTACGCCGAGTACCTGCAGGTGGTCAACTATGGGTTGGGAGGCCACTACGAGCCACACTTCGACCACGCCACG TCCAGGAAGAGCCCCCTTTACAGAATGAAGTCGGGCAACAGGATCGCCACGGTCATGATCTAC CTGAGCTCGGTGAAGGCTGGCGGCTCCACCGCCTTCATCCACGCCAACTTCAGTGTGCCCGTGGTTAAG AACGCGGCTCTCTTCTGGTGGAACCTGCGGAGGAACGGGGACGGTGACGGGGACACTCTGCATGCCGGCTGCCCCGTCCTGGCTGGGGACAAGTGGG TGGCCAATAAGTGGATCCACGAGCACGGGCAGGAGTTTCGGCGGCCATGCAGCGCCAACCCCCAGGACTGA
- the NEU3 gene encoding sialidase-3 isoform X2 translates to MSQPITCLKQGDGGESPPPPPPSPGSPRETLFRQGNGVTYRIPALLYVPPAATFLAFAEKRSSPRDEDAEYLVLRRGRRHGSSVEWGPVEELSALALPGRRTMNPCPLYDATSGTVFLFCICVERGKTERCQIWRGRSAARLCYAASPDGGRAWSPLRDVTDEAVGADLSRWATFAVGPGHGVQLDSGRLVVPAYAYSARGVVPLPCCTRQRALVFYSDDGGRSWRKGGPVGGGRTGECQVAEIGASDARQPLLYCNARAPRRCRAVAFSGDGGASFGRSARCPALAEPPRGCQGSVVTFTTEDGHTWLLYSHPTNRRRRSDLGIYVNPSPLDGAGWWHPWVLHPGPAGYSDLAVCPGGVFGCLFECGAASACEEIAFCLFALEQNLKAF, encoded by the exons ATGTCCCAGCCCATCACCTGCCTCAAG caggggGATGGCGGGGagagcccccccccaccgccaccATCACCGGGATCCCCGCGGGAGACACTGTTCCGGCAGGGGAACGGGGTCACCTACCGCATCCCGGCTTTGCTCTACgtcccccccgccgccacctTCCTGGCCTTCGCCGAGAAACGCTCCTCGCCCAGGGACGAGGACGCCGAGTACCTGGTGCTgcgccggggccggcggcaCGGCTCCTCCGTCGAG TGGGGTCCGGTGGAGGAGCTGTCGGCGTTGGCGCTGCCCGGCCGCCGCACCATGAACCCTTGTCCCCTCTACGACGCGACGAGCGGCACCGTCTTCCTCTTCTGCATCTGCGTGGAGCGGGGCAAGACGGAGCGGTGCCAGATCTGGCGTGGGCGCAGCGCCGCCCGCCTCTGCTACGCCGCCAGCCCCGACGGCGGCCGCGCCTGGAGCCCGCTGCGGGACGTGACGGACGAAGCCGTCGGCGCTGACCTGTCGCGTTGGGCCACCTTCGCCGTGGGGCCGGGCCACGGGGTGCAGCTGGACTCGGGGCGCTTGGTCGTGCCGGCCTACGCCTACTCGGCGCGCGGCGTCGTGCCGCTGCCGTGCTGCACCCGCCAGCGCGCCCTCGTCTTCTACAGCGACGACGGCGGGCGCAGCTGGCGCAAGGGCGGCCCGGTGGGCGGCGGGCGCACGGGCGAGTGCCAGGTAGCCGAAATCGGGGCGAGCGATGCCCGCCAGCCCTTGCTCTACTGCAACGCCCGGGCGCCGCGGCGGTGCCGGGCCGTGGCGTTCAGCGGGGACGGCGGGGCGAGCTTCGGGCGCTCGGCGCGGTGCCCGGCACTGGCCGAGCCGCCGCGGGGGTGCCAGGGCAGCGTGGTGACCTTCACCACTGAGGACGGACACACTTGGTTACTCTACTCCCATCCCACCAACCGGCGCCGGCGCAGCGATTTGGGCATCTACGTGAACCCGTCGCCGCTGGACGGGGCGGGGTGGtggcacccgtgggtgctgcaCCCGGGGCCGGCCGGTTACTCGGACCTGGCCGTTTGCCCCGGCGGCGTTTTCGGGTGCTTGTTCGAGTGCGGCGCCGCCAGCGCCTGCGAGGAAATCGCCTTCTGCCTCTTCGCCCTCGAGCAGAACCTCAAAGCTTTTTAA
- the NEU3 gene encoding sialidase-3 isoform X1: MSQPITCLKQQGDGGESPPPPPPSPGSPRETLFRQGNGVTYRIPALLYVPPAATFLAFAEKRSSPRDEDAEYLVLRRGRRHGSSVEWGPVEELSALALPGRRTMNPCPLYDATSGTVFLFCICVERGKTERCQIWRGRSAARLCYAASPDGGRAWSPLRDVTDEAVGADLSRWATFAVGPGHGVQLDSGRLVVPAYAYSARGVVPLPCCTRQRALVFYSDDGGRSWRKGGPVGGGRTGECQVAEIGASDARQPLLYCNARAPRRCRAVAFSGDGGASFGRSARCPALAEPPRGCQGSVVTFTTEDGHTWLLYSHPTNRRRRSDLGIYVNPSPLDGAGWWHPWVLHPGPAGYSDLAVCPGGVFGCLFECGAASACEEIAFCLFALEQNLKAF, translated from the exons ATGTCCCAGCCCATCACCTGCCTCAAG cagcaggggGATGGCGGGGagagcccccccccaccgccaccATCACCGGGATCCCCGCGGGAGACACTGTTCCGGCAGGGGAACGGGGTCACCTACCGCATCCCGGCTTTGCTCTACgtcccccccgccgccacctTCCTGGCCTTCGCCGAGAAACGCTCCTCGCCCAGGGACGAGGACGCCGAGTACCTGGTGCTgcgccggggccggcggcaCGGCTCCTCCGTCGAG TGGGGTCCGGTGGAGGAGCTGTCGGCGTTGGCGCTGCCCGGCCGCCGCACCATGAACCCTTGTCCCCTCTACGACGCGACGAGCGGCACCGTCTTCCTCTTCTGCATCTGCGTGGAGCGGGGCAAGACGGAGCGGTGCCAGATCTGGCGTGGGCGCAGCGCCGCCCGCCTCTGCTACGCCGCCAGCCCCGACGGCGGCCGCGCCTGGAGCCCGCTGCGGGACGTGACGGACGAAGCCGTCGGCGCTGACCTGTCGCGTTGGGCCACCTTCGCCGTGGGGCCGGGCCACGGGGTGCAGCTGGACTCGGGGCGCTTGGTCGTGCCGGCCTACGCCTACTCGGCGCGCGGCGTCGTGCCGCTGCCGTGCTGCACCCGCCAGCGCGCCCTCGTCTTCTACAGCGACGACGGCGGGCGCAGCTGGCGCAAGGGCGGCCCGGTGGGCGGCGGGCGCACGGGCGAGTGCCAGGTAGCCGAAATCGGGGCGAGCGATGCCCGCCAGCCCTTGCTCTACTGCAACGCCCGGGCGCCGCGGCGGTGCCGGGCCGTGGCGTTCAGCGGGGACGGCGGGGCGAGCTTCGGGCGCTCGGCGCGGTGCCCGGCACTGGCCGAGCCGCCGCGGGGGTGCCAGGGCAGCGTGGTGACCTTCACCACTGAGGACGGACACACTTGGTTACTCTACTCCCATCCCACCAACCGGCGCCGGCGCAGCGATTTGGGCATCTACGTGAACCCGTCGCCGCTGGACGGGGCGGGGTGGtggcacccgtgggtgctgcaCCCGGGGCCGGCCGGTTACTCGGACCTGGCCGTTTGCCCCGGCGGCGTTTTCGGGTGCTTGTTCGAGTGCGGCGCCGCCAGCGCCTGCGAGGAAATCGCCTTCTGCCTCTTCGCCCTCGAGCAGAACCTCAAAGCTTTTTAA